The nucleotide window TCGCTTCGAATGATGGGGGGTTCGAGCTTGAGCTCTTTCAGGCTAGGGGTTTCCTCCAGGCACAATTCTTCCATCAGATCGGCAACCTCAATCGTAGTGCATCGTTGAAAGGTCTGTTGAAGCAGTTGCATTGACTCAGCCGGCACCTGCCATTGCTCCGGtgcggggatgatggggcgGAAGGCGCATTCTTGCAGTGTTCCATTTTCGATCAAATGACTGGGTTGGACGTCGACAATGGTGGCAGCAATGGTGCCGGTTTCGTCGAGAATGTCGGACCAGGGGTCAATACCGGGGAATGTGAGGCCATGGTGGAGGGCATATTCGTCCGCCTCCATGTGTGCGGGTGCAACCTCggtcggcggggaggagggaactGGACTCCAGGATGAGCCATCCAGAGAGAACAGGTTAGACTCTGAGGTGAAGTCCATGTTGCTTGCCGTGTTGGGACAGCCACGCTGCCATGCTTTGGTTCATTCGGAAGTTGCTTCGAAAGAATTGCGAGAGGTCTATTAGAACAAAGCTTCCTTGTGTGGGTCAGATCAGCCACAGTGTGGCTCTTAAAACATATCGTGGGTACCGAGGGGAAGGCACGACCATATTTGCCTATAACCCACCTTCCTAGTAAAGTTCAGATACATGACGCAAGCAGAACAGTCGAACACGTCGGGGAAAATATTTTAGGAGGGTGGGTGCTCGATATATTGACTCTGCCATGGATCTTGTACTGTATTCATCTTGCATTGTATAAGGTAATCTATGACATGATCTCCCTGCCATGCCACACTCTGGTGCCCATCACCAATGCAGCCTCAACAAAGAATCACGTAGTTGACGAGTCTCTGGGTCTACCAGCGGAGAAAAATGACATCTGGccaggtggtggggaggttatTGTAGCGGATGCTGGGCCAGTTGCTTCGTTGGCCACGCGCGTCTCAAGAGATGTGAAGATATCGGTTGGTTGAACAACAGCAAGACCCTCGTTAGAAGTGCCCAATACATCAAATGACACGCTAGTGTCCAACGTCGTggccaaacaacaacagcctgcCGAAGACTCCGAAGAGGCAGCTTTCTCATTTTCAACACTTTCAATGCTGGCATATCTGTtagcctccttggcctccagcACGGAGCCTACACCAACCGCAAGCGAGTCTGTGGCGACGAGAAAGCCAATCaaaacaagaacaagccTAAGGAGTGCGATCCAAAAGGTCCACCATTCGCGAAGGTTCTGTCGGTCTCGCCAAAAACCCAGGATGGTCTGGGGAGACGCACGATTGTAGGTGTCTTCAAGCGCCAAGAGTCGGGCCTACCAGATGCGAAAGCTGTCAACCTGCCTTGACATGGGCATGATGGTGGGACCCCACATCTGGTGGCTCGGCtcggtggtgtttgttgagGAGTCGATAGTGTTGTGCTAGCTTTTTTCATCTGTGATGTGAAGTGTGCGTCGGTATTCCGGCcaatcaaaaccaccacccccatctcgCTGTTCATCGAACCACGAGGCTGTGTCGAGGTCCTCGACGGGCATGAGTAAGCCCAGTGTCTTGAGGGTTTCCTCTGCAAGCTCCCGGTATGGGTGCTGGCCCCCAGCTGCGTATAGCCACATTTGTCTCAGCACAGTTGCGTCATGAAAAACGTAGCTTAATGGCTTGCTTTTTTTCGAGACTTTGACAACAAGATGCTCCAAAATGTCATTTGTCCATACGATGTGGAAGGACGTGAGCCTCATTATGTGCTGGGGGTGAAAAGGTGTCTGCAAAGACACGCGCATGTCGCTGGCCGGGTTGACTTTCCGATGAGGGTTTTTCAAGAATTCCAAGATATTTGGCCATCCTCTCAATAGCTATTGAAGGATTCTGTTGAGGGGTGTCAAGGCTATGGGCGTTGCCGAGTTTGATGAAGTATCGGTCTTGTGGCGTCAAGGGCGATATGATAGCCATCACAGCCTCGTACAGTTGTCTTATCTCCATCCCACGCAAAGCCACCTTCCCTCTCCATTCCAAAACCGAACATGAGCCATAGGCGTGCGGCCAGATCTAAAGAGTTGTTAAGGCGCCTGGTCTGGTCGAAGTCAACACCACCCGAGTAGGTATCTAGGTTCGGTACGTAGGCCCCGATGAAGGTCACCCAAGAAACAGAATAGCCTACATTGTGGCCATGAGGAAAATCGTGGCGATCTTGTTGTGCGATGTCAGACTTTGTCACCCCAGAGGAGTTTCGTAAGATCCTAAAGAGGTCAAACAAGTCGCCAAAATTTTCGAGTACGTGGTCTTGAGGTTGAATTTGTACGGTAGATATTGTTCTTCAAGGCCGGCTGCATGGCCGGGGGGGTACGCCGTTCATCTTCAGGAGTTCCTGGAAAGATTAATAGCCTGAACCTCGataaggggggaggaggagaggggggttccGCCATAATCTTCCGGGGTGCAAACCGTGGTGGTGTTCGTGGTTCGTACAGATAAAGCTAGATGGCTGCCGAACTTGTAAGTGAGGCCGAGATGGGTAGGTCCTCACATCCATCGCACCATATTTCCTGCCCACAGCAGACATGCCGCTCTTATTCAGTTAGAACCGGAATATGCAGTAGACTCTACCGCTATTTATTCCCAAACGCGAACCGCCGCGTCTTGAACCAATGTGATTTGCGTGTTCTCACAAGTGGCGGCCACACCAGGCTCTCCCGCTCCAGCTGCCCTTCAGCCTGCCTCAACTTTCAGGCTGGGTAAGCATCTTAGCGTTGCATCACATGATCACATGCAGTGTGGCGTGCAGTCCATCTGTGATGCTCACCCGTCAGGATAGATCTCACAGCGCTAATCACCATGCTCAGAGCCTTGTGATCATTGGTATCGTCCCAGCCACTTAACTGTTTGCGTAGATGGGTTTGAGCTGGCGTCTTGTGTGCCAGTATGGGATTGACAATTGCTTTttgtggaggaagaaagtGAAAATGCGTAAGGTGCCCTAACAGTGTTGTTTGAGGGGGCTGTCTTGGAAGAAGTGTAAAAGGTGGGAAAATGTGCCTCATGATTAATGCTGCTGGTATCAGAAATGAGGTGGGAGGCCTGGTCACCGTTATTTGCAGCGCTGCAGCACACTTCTTCCTTCTGACTTGGAACTCTCATCTTGCCTTGTATAATCGGTTTCTGTCACTTGTGCTTTCTGCCTCTTGCCATCTCTCCCACCTCCGGCGTCAAAATGCGACCCCGACATAGTTCGATAGACAAAGGGCAATTCCGAACAACTGTAAGATTGTCTCCTACCATGCCGACGGACTACATATTTCGCATGTGCACATCGACCCCTCGTCCACATGCAATCGGCGACGATAGCCCCGAACAACGCGACTGGCAGATAGTTGCTTTCGGCAGAAATGAAGTTACCCCGCTCGACAGTGAAGCCAAAAGAGGTGCTCGAAAGCTTCCTACCACGACTGATCTCGATTGAACGAAATATTTCACTTTCCTCCATCAAGCAGAACAAACTTGCGACGAAAATTCCGAGCACCACGATAGCCGGTTACCGAGTTACCAGAACAGACAAAGCGAACGATAAGGGTGTGGAAGCGGTAGTCATTTGGAGCAGCTTGCCTCATTTGCAAAAGAGCTGAAGAAACAGATACTACGGATACGCACTCTGGAATCTGGGAGAAGGAAATTTACAGTGGTTGTTCCGAGTTCGGAGGAGGTACCGCAGTGGTATTGCCGCTCTGATATAGCAAGGGGCGGACCCGATCCCCTGGGATACCGACGGATAGGAGTCGGTCCCGAGTCTCGCTCACGGCGGAGGAATAGCACCACCAAGTGGGTTCTAATGCGTCTCTTTCGTCCATTAACGCACCTTGTCAGTATGCTGAGTACGCTCTCTGGTGGCTCACGCCGGCGAAAGTCGAATGAGCGGGATAAAGAACTGGGATATACATAGGGATAATCATGATATTTTGGCTCATGTGTAGCCTTGCCAGTACTCGCGCCCCGCGCTGGCTGTATCCCATCTATAAAGCACAGGTTGTATCTTCATCAACCGAGTCTTCAACTGAGCGATGGACAAGAACACGGCCTGTTCCTCGTGATCATCGGCATCTTAGTAGTCTTAGTATCACTCTTCCTCACCAGCTTGGCACCCTAAGAGTCATCAGTTCCCAATGAATAAGGGTCGGCAAGCAAGGGCCATAAATTGGCTTTGACGTAGAACAACATCTCCACTCCCAAGGAAACATACGCATCATGCTGCCTCTGAATCATGTGGAGCTTTCGAAACCCAGTAACCATTAGCCCGCATCGAGGAAATGGTATTCTTTTTGTGGTACCTAAAATTACCAGAAGGTACAATGTCTTGAATTGCCCACTCGGGGGAAACAACCGCTCTGATTGCCGCAGACTTACTGACCTCCGTCCCACCAACCACTGTTAAATAGTAGACCGCTGCTAACACCAgcatgacgatgacgagtcATCTCCCAAATTGTTCATTGATTGTGGCCGCTATAGGGCTTTCTTGATTTGCCAAAATACCTACGTTACCGTATCGAGATGGGAAGCAAGGTATCCAGGCCGTGTATCAGTCGTAGCACAAATGCTGTTAGCAGAGGGATTCATGCTTGAAGTTGTGCTGGTAGCGGCAGCTCTATCTGATGACAAGTGCACTGATAAGTAGGTATTTAAAAAGTGAGAAACGGATTCCATCTTGTAGACCTTGGGTGTCATTGGCGCTCTATCAACACTACCTCAACATCTTACACACCTGGACgtcccatcttcttccaaaaTGTTTCGTACTAAGTTCTATACACGCGGAGACCTGCGTTATGCCGTCTCCATGCCGTCAAAATGCTTCCGTAGCCTGATAATTATTGTTGATTTGCTTGGGGTTGCCTGACGGCATCAAATCATGGAAGCTGCCGTGCGTCAGTTGCTGGGACTGTGAACCTGTCTCATTTGTTAGAACATGAGCATAGGTAGTAGAGGGTCTAAAAGATGACCGGCAGGCACTATGCTCCCTGGCAACTGAGAGATCACATACTCATACTCCTCCTgcaccccctctcccaggcGTGAAGTTCTATGAGTGAACACAATCCTTGTTCTGGAGATGGTCTGATGTCCTGGAGGATTGTGTAATGGCAGCGGTGAGCTTTTCTGGACTCTTACTGCTTGGAGATGTTTGTAGGAAAGGTAGGCCGTTGCCATTGTCAGCAAGGAGGCAATGATTCCAAAAACAATGACTTGAATACTCTGGGACTGTGGTGATGTCCACGCTGGTGTGCTGGCGGGGTCATGATCTTCTGTATTGGAAACAGCCATGTTGTAGAACACAATGGTCAATGATCAGAGCAACACACCTGGTGAACCAGGGATAGGTGGTTAGAAAACAGAGGGAGATCAAGAGTCTTTAAACCTAGGTAATTGAACATATCCATTGCGAAGTGAAGGTGTGATGATGTGGACAGATCTGAGGGGACCAATCGCAACCTGGGAAGATCAGAACCCGGTAACGCCCTGGGCGACATAAGGAGTCCTGTCAAACTAAGGTATCTTTACTCTTGCGTTGCTACAACGTGCTGGCATTTTACTGTCATGATCGTTGCTCATTCCCACAGCCTCACCAAACAGCAATCGCGAGGGCAGTGCACATCAGCACAGTCGACAGCATGGTGATGACATAGGTACATCCGTGGGTAACCTGTCCCCGATGGTGGACTGAGACAAGTATCCAGCGGGGCGTTCGGTCGTTGCATAATGGCTGGCCCTTACTGAGAAGGTACGAGTAAGATGCGACGAGTGCAAGCAGGTGCGATATGTGCGGCATGTGCGACAGCAGGTGCGATATGTGCGACATGTGCGACAGCAGGTGACACAAGTGCGTCAAATGCGACAGGTGCGATACCTGATGTCGGTTGAGGCTGCCCTGCGCCACCACAGCATGGTTTGGAGTTGCACCAGCACAtgcacatcatcaccaaatAAAACGAGTGAAAGATGGCTGACCGGATAAACCTATGTCAGCGGCACCCATGAACGCACCTTAGCGCCCAAGACCTTTCCCAATACATTGCCTaccttcatcaaccccccaggAGCCAATTCCAGACGAACTTGCACCACGCCAGCGTGGGCATCCCCTTTTTTCTGGATTGCGACACCATATATCTCTCATTCGGGACTGTGGTCTTTATACTGCCTCCCTCAAGCTTGACGCCGCTGATATCTGGGTGCGAGGCACTAATTTCCTCTTTGTCACTGGCAACAGGAGCATTATGGAAGAGTGGCAAGTCCAGCCACAAACGATGAATCCTACTGGGCTATTGGGGCGGGGCTCGCGTAGGAAGCTCGACCTCGTGAAATGCGATCACTGCCGTAAAGATAGAAAGAAGGTGAGTACATATTTCACCTCTTTATAACGTGCACTTTAGGACTTTGGAAAATGGAAATAGCTACTATAAACCAACCTCTATTtctgcttcttttctttttgactAACCCGCAGATCAGTGCacaccacaaccacgccAATGGCCTCAGAGATGCGATCGTTGCGAAGACAAAGGCTTCAAGTGCTCGCCCAGCACACAGGCTCGCAAgcgaagaagagaaaacccAAGAGGCCTCCTGCTCTCGGCAAGCTTCTTTCCTCAGGACCGCCCATCGACTCATCCTTGTGACGATTGGACCCATGCAGATTTGTATGCAACCCCTACATGTCCCAGAGTAAGCGTTTGCTGACAGACTTCAGGTCGGACGCGATTAGCTTCTTGAAGATTTTGTATCGAGTGAGAACGAAAATATCCCTTTGGGAAAAGGAACTAGGTACTATATACGTGCGGGAGGACATTAAAACCCTTTGCGACATCGGGTGTGAATTCGTTACTGTCATAGAGACTCTCCATGAGAATCTCCTCGAACACATCGCTTCCAAAATTGCTGGTCTTTCGACCAGACAAAACGATTCGGATAACACGGCGTTAGAGGCCTCCAGATTACATCTTGCGGCCTGCAGCATTCTGCAAGCCAAAAACACCGAATGGAATGAGAAAGACTACGAATCATTCTCTGTTACCGAATCCACCCTCATCAACTCAATCATCAAGAGTAACCTCCTCAACGACGAGATAGGTGCTGTTTTGATcttggaggatgagatttTGGCCAAGAGGGGACATAACCGCAAAGACAGCTTACATGCCGTCGAAACCCTCGCCAGTCGATTTGAGATGTTCCGTCCTGTCATGGAGAAACTGTGGAACTGGTGCACGGTGCCATCCAAGGCAACTAATCAACTGTACGGAGGGATGTCTGTAATGGAAAGGTTTCAAAATGCTTCCGTCATTGACGTCAATGCTACTTGGATTCGAACATTGGTCATGGAAAAGGCTACCTGGAGCCTACAGGACTGTCTTGGCTCCCCCATTCTGCATGGTGTTCTTCGAGGACTTGGCCGAGGGCTGTGGACCCCATCacgagaagaggaaaagtaCCTATACAGCAACATCGGCCCTTACTGCGCCCAACACAATCCGGCAGACATTCTCGGTCGCTCTGCCATACACATTGCCGTTCAATACAACGTACCTGGAGCTGTCACAGCTCTACTTGAGTCAGGTATCAATCCCGACCAGGAGGCCGACAACGGGAAGCTCGCACTGCACTTGGCAGCCGCCTCAGGACATTTGGAGGCTTGCAAAGTTCTCCTGAACCACACCGAGAAAGCCTATTTCCCTGATCACCTCGAAAAGACTGCTCTAGACTATGCTTTACGCAATGGCAATCGGGATATTGTTAGGCTTTTATTGGAGAGTGGCACTGGGGATTACGTCGCGAGGATTTCGTGGATGGCACTATTTGATGCCATGGAGCAATGTAAAACCTTTGGTGTGTGCACAGAGGTTTTGAATTGGTACGAAAAGGCATTTGCCCCTGCCTCCCTTGACACTCTCCAGGATAGCAATGGAGACACATTGCTACATGTCGCAGTTCTTGTGGGCAATCTCGAGGTTGTTCAGGAACTTGCAAAACGGAGTGGCAAGTGGCGCCGGGGCTCGATCAACCTACAAGATGAAGACGGCCGAACAGCACTATGCTTAGCGGtgtggaaaaaaaaagaaaaggactCGTTAGCTATCATCCGGACTCTTTTAGGGATTGACGGGATTGACATCGACGTTCAGGATCACGAGGGAAAGGCG belongs to Podospora bellae-mahoneyi strain CBS 112042 chromosome 6, whole genome shotgun sequence and includes:
- a CDS encoding hypothetical protein (EggNog:ENOG503P36B), which codes for MQPALKNNIYHHVLENFGDLFDLFRILRNSSGVTKSDIAQQDRHDFPHGHNIWPHAYGSCSVLEWRGKVALRGMEIRQLYEAVMAIISPLTPQDRYFIKLGNAHSLDTPQQNPSIAIERMAKYLGILEKPSSESQPGQRHARTPFHPQHIMRLTSFHIVWTNDILEHLVVKVSKKSKPLSYVFHDATVLRQMWLYAAGGQHPYRELAEETLKTLGLLMPVEDLDTASCEMGVVVLIGRNTDAHFTSQMKKASTTLSTPQQTPPSRATRYTYNRASPQTILGFWRDRQNLREWWTFWIALLRLVLVLIGFLVATDSLAVGVGSVLEAKEANRYASIESVENEKAASSESSAGCCCLATTLDTSVSFDVLGTSNEGLAVVQPTDIFTSLETRVANEATGPASATITSPPPGQMSFFSAGRPRDSSTT
- a CDS encoding hypothetical protein (COG:I; EggNog:ENOG50KOG0504), with protein sequence MEEWQVQPQTMNPTGLLGRGSRRKLDLVKCDHCRKDRKKCTPQPRQWPQRCDRCEDKGFKCSPSTQARKRRRENPRGLLLSASFFPQDRPSTHPCDDWTHADLSDAISFLKILYRVRTKISLWEKELGTIYVREDIKTLCDIGCEFVTVIETLHENLLEHIASKIAGLSTRQNDSDNTALEASRLHLAACSILQAKNTEWNEKDYESFSVTESTLINSIIKSNLLNDEIGAVLILEDEILAKRGHNRKDSLHAVETLASRFEMFRPVMEKLWNWCTVPSKATNQLYGGMSVMERFQNASVIDVNATWIRTLVMEKATWSLQDCLGSPILHGVLRGLGRGLWTPSREEEKYLYSNIGPYCAQHNPADILGRSAIHIAVQYNVPGAVTALLESGINPDQEADNGKLALHLAAASGHLEACKVLLNHTEKAYFPDHLEKTALDYALRNGNRDIVRLLLESGTGDYVARISWMALFDAMEQCKTFGVCTEVLNWYEKAFAPASLDTLQDSNGDTLLHVAVLVGNLEVVQELAKRSGKWRRGSINLQDEDGRTALCLAVWKKKEKDSLAIIRTLLGIDGIDIDVQDHEGKAPMDYAKEYELSLVVRMLENKQNASTRGEATNPSKHCLQTTYSVPEGVALPLPSQQPLHLLPPLASEPGYWSQSYSPHFSQDNNNNQPF